The following proteins come from a genomic window of Gossypium raimondii isolate GPD5lz chromosome 5, ASM2569854v1, whole genome shotgun sequence:
- the LOC105770196 gene encoding acetyl-CoA carboxylase 1 isoform X1, giving the protein MSEAQRRSAVSGGNNGYVNGVLPIRSPATICEVDEFCSALGGKKPIHSILIANNGMAAVKFIRSIRTWAYETFGTEKAILLVAMATPEDMRINAEHIRIADQFVEVPGGTNNNNYANVQLIVEMAEITHVDAVWPGWGHASENPELPDALNAKGIIFLGPPSVSMAALGDKIGSSLIAQAADVPTLPWSGSHVKIPAESCLVSIPDEIYSKACVYTTEEAIASCQVVGYPAMIKASWGGGGKGIRKVHSDDEVRALFKQVQGEVPGSPIFIMKVASQSRHLEVQLLCDRYGNVAALHSRDCSIQRRHQKIIEEGPITVAPWETVKKLEQAARRLAKCVNYVGAATVEYLYSMDTGEYYFLELNPRLQVEHPVTEWIAEVNLPAAQVAVGMGIPLWQIPEIRRFYGVEHGGGYDSWRKVSVVATCFDFDKAESTRPKGHCVAVRVTSEDPDDGFKPTSGKVQELSFKSKPNVWAYFSVKSGGGIHEFSDSQFGHVFAFGESRALAIANMVLGLKEIQIRGEIRTNVDYTIDLLHASDYRENKIHTGWLDSRIAMRVRAERPPWYLSVVAGALYKVSASSAAMVSDYIGYLEKGQIPPKHISLMNSQVSLNIEGSKYTIDMVRGGTGSYRLRMNESEIEAEIHTLRDGGLLMQLDGKSHVIYAEEEAAGTRLLIDGRTCLLQKDHDPSKLVAETPCKLLRFLVSDGSHIDADIPYAEVEVMKMCMPLLSPASGVIQIKSSEGQTMQAGELIASLDLDDPSAVRKAEPFQGNFPVLGPPTAISDKVHQRCAASLNAARMILAGYEHNINEVVQSLLNCLDSPELPFLQWQECMSVLATRLPKDLKNELESKYKGFEVIPSSQNIDFPAKLLKGVLDSHLSSCSEKERGSLERHIEPLMSLVKSYEGGRESHARVIVRSLFEEYLSVEELFSDNIQADVIERLRVQYKKDLLKVVDIVLSHQGVKNKNKLILRLLEQLVYPNPAAYRDQLIRFSALNHTSYSELALKASQLLEQTKLSELRSTIARSLSELEMFTEDGESMDTPKRKSAINERMEDLVSAPLAVEDALIGLFDHSDHTLQRRVVETYVRRLYQPYLVKESVRMQWHRSGLIASWEFLEEHIERKNESEEKMSVEKHSERKWGAMVIIKSLQFLPAIISVALRETTHNLEKATPHGSLEPTTFGNMIHIALVGINNQMSLLQDSGDEDQAQERIKKLAKILQDKEVGSSLRSAGVGVISCIIQRDEGRTPMRHSFHWSAKNLYYEEEPLLRHLEPPLSIYLELDKLKGYEGIRYTPSRDRQWHLYTVLDKPHAIQRMFLRTLVRQPTSNDRLTAYSGHDVDMMHNQLSMSFTSKSIFRSIMAAMEELELNVHNATLKPDHAQMYLCILQEQEINDLMPYTKRVDIDVGQEEEAVETILEELAREIHAFAGVRMHKLGVCQWEVKLWIASFGRANGAWRVVVTNVTGQTCTVHIYRELENTSKYQAVYHSLSVRGPLHGVPVNAHYQPLGVLDRKRLLARKNGTTYCYDFPLAFQMALEQSFASRFPGFKKPKDKLLCKVTELVFADQKGYWGTPLIPIERQPGLNDVGMIAWSMEMSTPEFPSGRTILIVANDVTFKAGSFGPREDAFFLAVTDLACTKKLPLIYLAANSGARIGVAEEVKACFKVGWSDESSPENGFQYVYLTPEDYARIGSSVIAHEMRLASGKTRWVIDAIVGKEDGLGVENLSGSGAIASAYSRAYKETFTLTYVTGRTVGIGAYLARLGMRCIQRLDQPIILTGFSALNKLLGREVYSSHMQLGGPKIMATNGVVHLTVSDDLEGVSAILNWLSCIPPHLGGPIPVLNPSDPPERPVEYFPETSCDPRAAICGTLDSNGNWKGGIFDRDSFVETLEGWARTVVTGRAKLGGIPVGIVAVETQTVMQVIPADPGQLDSHERVVPQAGQVWFPDSATKTAQAIMDFNREELPLFILANWRGFSGGQRDLFEGILQAGSTIVENLSTYGQPVFVYIPMMGELRGGAWVVVDSRINSDQIEMYAERTAKGNVLEPEGIIEIKFRKKELIECMGRLDQQLISLNEKLHEAKSNGGHAKAESLQQQIQSREKQLLPVYTQIATKFAELHDTSLRMAAKGVIKEVVDWDRSRSFFYRRLRRRISENSLVKTVNDAAGDQLSYKSAMDLIKRWFFDSNVAKGREDAWVNDEAFFSWKDDTRNYNEKLQELRFQKVLLQLTNIGSSASDMQALPRGLAALLSKMEPSSRKQIANEIRKVLS; this is encoded by the exons ATGTCTGAGGCCCAAAGAAGGTCAGCTGTGTCTGGTGGAAATAATGGATACGTAAATGGGGTATTGCCAATCCGGAGCCCGGCTACAATATGTGAAGTAGATGAATTTTGTTCTGCACTTGGAGGGAAAAAGCCGATCCATAGCATTTTAATTGCGAACAATGGAATGGCAGCTGTCAAATTTATACGTAGTATTAGAACGTGGGCTTATGAAACATTTGGTACCGAAAAGGCAATCCTGTTGGTGGCAATGGCTACTCCTGAGGACATGAGAATCAATGCAGAGCATATTAGAATTGCCGACCAGTTTGTGGAAGTTCCCGGGGggacaaataataataactacgCCAATGTGCAGCTCATTGTAGAG ATGGCAGAGATAACACATGTTGATGCGGTTTGGCCTGGATGGGGTCATGCATCAGAAAACCCTGAGCTGCCCGATGCACTGAATGCAAAAGGAATCATTTTTCTTGGGCCTCCATCTGTTTCTATGGCAGCattgggagataagattggttcATCATTGATTGCCCAAGCAGCAGATGTACCCACCCTTCCATGGAGTGGTTCTCAT GTGAAAATTCCTGCAGAAAGTTGCCTAGTTTCTATTCCAGATGAAATATATAGTAAAGCATGCGTTTATACGACAGAAGAAGCAATTGCAAGTTGTCAAGTTGTTGGTTATCCCGCAATGATTAAGGCATCTTGGGGTGGCGGCGGTAAAGGCATAAGAAAG GTTCATAGTGATGATGAAGTTAGGGCACTATTCAAGCAAGTGCAAGGCGAAGTTCCAGGTTCACCTATATTTATAATGAAAGTTGCTTCACAG AGCCGGCATTTAGAGGTCCAGTTACTTTGTGATCGGTATGGGAATGTTGCTGCTTTGCATAGCCGTGACTGTAGTATTCAGAGGCGGCACCAGAAG ATTATCGAGGAGGGTCCAATCACTGTAGCTCCGTGGGAGACAGTAAAAAAGCTGGAGCAGGCAGCTAGAAGGTTAGCTAAATGTGTGAATTATGTTGGAGCTGCAACTGTTGAATATCTTTACAGTATGGACACTGGCGAGTACTACTTTCTAGAGCTCAACCCTCGGTTACAA GTGGAGCACCCTGTAACTGAGTGGATTGCTGAAGTGAATCTGCCAGCTGCTCAGGTTGCGGTCGGGATGGGTATTCCTCTATGGCAAATTCCTG AAATACGGAGATTTTATGGAGTGGAACATGGTGGAGGTTATGATTCTTGGAGAAAAGTTTCTGTTGTTGCcacttgttttgattttgacaAGGCTGAATCAACAAGGCCTAAAGGTCACTGTGTAGCTGTGCGTGTGACGAGTGAGGATCCTGATGATGGTTTTAAACCTACCAGCGGAAAAGTACAG GAGTTGAGTTTTAAAAGCAAGCCAAATGTGTGGGCTTACTTCTCTGTCAAG TCTGGAGGAGGCATTCATGAATTTTCAGATTCTCAATTTG GACATGTCTTTGCTTTTGGGGAATCCAGAGCTCTTGCTATAGCAAATATGGTTCTTGGgttgaaagaaattcaaatCCGTGGAGAAATTCGTACAAATGTTGATTACACAATTGACCTTTTACAT GCTTCAGATTACCGAGAAAATAAAATCCACACTGGTTGGTTGGACAGTAGAATTGCTATGCGAGTTAGAGCAGAAAGGCCTCCGTGGTATCTTTCAGTTGTTGCCGGAGCTCTCTAT AAAGTGTCGGCCAGCAGTGCAGCTATGGTTTCAGATTATATTGGTTATCTTGAAAAGGGTCAAATTCCTCCCAAG CACATATCACTTATGAATTCTCAAGTGTCTTTGAACATTGAAGGAAGCAAATATACG atTGACATGGTTAGAGGGGGAACAGGAAGTTATAGGTTGAGAATGAATGAGTCGGAGATTGAGGCAGAGATACATACATTACGTGATGGTGGTTTATTGATGCAG TTGGATGGAAAAAGTCATGTCATTTATGCAGAGGAAGAAGCCGCTGGTACTCGCCTTCTAATTGATGGAAGGACTTGCCTGCTACAG AAAGATCACGATCCTTCAAAATTAGTGGCTGAAACACCATGCAAACTGCTTAGATTTTTGGTTTCTGATGGTAGTCATATTGATGCCGACATTCCTTATGCTGAGGTTGAGGTTATGAAAATGTGCATGCCTCTTCTTTCACCTGCTTCAGgagttattcaaataaaatcatcTGAAGGTCAAACAATGCAG GCTGGTGAGCTTATTGCTAGCTTGGATCTGGATGACCCTTCAGCTGTTAGGAAAGCTGAACCATTCCAGGGGAACTTTCCGGTACTGGGGCCGCCCACTGCAATTTCTGACAAAGTTCATCAGAGATGTGCTGCAAGTTTAAATGCAGCCCGCATGATTCTCGCTGGTTATGAGCATAATATCAATGAA GTAGTTCAAAGCCTTCTAAATTGCCTTGACAGTCCCGAGCTGCCTTTCCTTCAATGGCAAGAATGCATGTCTGTTTTGGCAACCAGGCTTCCCAAAGATCTTAAAAATGAG CTGGAATCGAAGTATAAAGGGTTTGAAGTGATTCCAAGCTCCCAGAATATCGACTTTCCTGCAAAGCTATTGAAGGGAGTCCTCGAC TCCCATCTATCCTCTTGTTCTGAGAAAGAAAGAGGATCCCTAGAAAGGCATATTGAACCATTGATGAGCCTTGTGAAGTCATATGAAGGCGGAAGAGAAAGTCATGCTCGTGTTATTGTGCGTTCCCTTTTCGAAGAGTATCTATCTGTTGAAGAGTTATTCAGTGACAACATCCAG GCTGATGTGATCGAACGTCTTCGGGTTCAGTATAAGAAAGATCTACTAAAGGTTGTGGACATTGTGCTTTCTCATCAG GGTgtcaagaataaaaataaactgaTACTCAGACTCTTGGAACAACTGGTTTATCCGAACCCTGCTGCATATAGAGATCAACTAATCCGATTCTCTGCACTAAATCATACTAGTTATTCTGAG TTGGCACTCAAGGCTAGTCAATTACTGGAACAAACCAAATTGAGTGAACTTCGCTCCACCATTGCTAGAAGCCTTTCTGAATTAGAAATGTTTACTGAGGATGGTGAAAGTATGGACACGCCCAAGAGGAAAAGTGCCATTAATGAAAGAATGGAGGATCTCGTTAGTGCTCCTTTAGCTGTTGAAGATGCTCTCATAGGTTTGTTTGATCATAGTGATCACACACTTCAGAGGCGGGTTGTAGAGACATATGTTCGGAGGCTTTACCAG CCGTATCTTGTAAAGGAGAGTGTTCGTATGCAGTGGCATAGATCTGGTCTTATTGCTTCATGGGAGTTCTTGGAAGAGCATATCGAGAGAAAGAATGAGTCAGAAGAAAAAATGTCTGTTGAGAAACATAGTGAGAGGAAATGGGGCGCCATGGTTATAATTAAATCTCTCCAATTTTTGCCTGCAATTATCAGTGTCGCTTTAAGGGAAACAACTCATAACCTTGAGAAAGCAACTCCACATGGATCTCTTGAGCCAACAACCTTTGGTAATATGATCCATATTGCACTTGTCGGCATAAACAATCAGATGAGTTTACTTCAAGATAG TGGTGATGAGGATCAAGCTCAAGAGAGAATCAAGAAATTAGCGAAAATACTTCAAGATAAAGAGGTAGGGTCAAGTCTACGCTCGGCTGGTGTGGGGGTAATTAGCTGTATCATACAGAGGGATGAAGGGCGAACACCAATGAGGCACTCGTTTCATTGGTCAGCTAAAAATCTATATTACGAGGAAGAACCTCTTTTGCGACATCTAGAACCTCCTCTATCCATATACCTCGAATTG GATAAGCTTAAAGGCTACGAGGGCATAAGGTATACCCCATCACGTGACCGTCAATGGCACTTATATACTGTTCTAGACAAGCCACACGCGATCCAGAGGATGTTCCTCAGAACACTTGTCAGGCAGCCTACATCCAATGATAGGCTTACAGCATATTCGGGACATGATGTTGACATGATGCATAATCAATTGTCTATGTCTTTTACTTCAAAGAGCATTTTTCGGTCCATAATGGCTGCTATGGAGGAGTTGGAACTTAACGTGCACAATGCTACTCTAAAGCCCGACCATGCTCAGATGTACCTTTGTATCTTACAAGAGCAAGAGATAAATGATCTCATGCCTTATACCAA GAGAGTTGACATAGATGTTGGACAAGAAGAAGAGGCAGTAGAGACGATCTTAGAAGAACTGGCTCGGGAAATTCATGCGTTTGCCGGTGTAAGAATGCATAAATTAGGTGTTTGTCAGTGGGAGGTGAAGCTCTGGATAGCATCTTTTGGACGAGCAAATGGTGCTTGGAGAGTTGTAGTGACAAATGTGACAGGTCAGACCTGTACTGTGCAT ATATACCGAGAACTAGAGAATACCAGCAAATACCAAGCGGTATACCATTCCCTTTCTGTAAGGGGTCCTTTGCATGGTGTACCAGTTAATGCCCACTATCAGCCTTTGGGTGTTCTTGACCGGAAACGTCTATTAGCAAGGAAAAATGGTACCACTTATTGCTATGACTTTCCATTG GCATTCCAGATGGCCTTGGAACAGTCATTTGCATCGCGATTCCCAGGTTTTAAAAAACCCAAAGATAAACTTCTTTGTAAGGTCACGGAACTTGTATTTGCTGACCAAAAAGGTTACTGGGGCACTCCTCTTATTCCAATCGAACGCCAGCCTGGCCTCAATGATGTTGGCATGATAGCCTGGAGCATGGAAATGTCTACTCCCGAGTTTCCTTCTGGAAGAACAATTTTGATAGTAGCAAATGATGTTACCTTCAAAGCTGGTTCTTTTGGTCCAAGAGAGGATGCATTCTTTCTTGCCGTGACCGATCTTGCATGCACTAAGAAACTGCCTTTAATTTATTTGGCTGCTAACTCTGGTGCCCGTATTGGGGTAGCTGAGGAAGTCAAAGCCTGCTTTAAAGTTGGTTGGTCCGATGAATCCAGCCCTGAGAACGGTTTTCAATATGTTTACTTGACCCCTGAGGATTATGCAAGGATTGGATCATCTGTCATTGCACATGAGATGAGGCTAGCCAGTGGAAAGACCAGGTGGGTGATCGATGCTATTGTGGGTAAGGAGGATGGTTTGGGGGTCGAGAACTTATCAGGTAGTGGGGCCATTGCAAGTGCATACTCAAGGGCATACAAGGAAACCTTTACCTTAACATATGTGACTGGTAGAACTGTGGGTATAGGTGCTTATCTTGCTCGTCTTGGCATGCGATGCATACAGAGACTTGACCAGCCGATTATTTTGACTGGTTTCTCTGCATTGAATAAACTTCTTGGTCGTGAGGTTTACAGCTCCCACATGCAACTTGGTGGACCTAAAATCATGGCAACAAATGGGGTTGTACATCTCACTGTCTCGGATGACCTTGAAGGGGTATCAGCGATTTTGAACTGGCTAAGTTGCATTCCTCCTCATCTAGGTGGGCCAATACCCGTTTTAAATCCTTCTGATCCTCCAGAACGACCTGTGGAGTACTTCCCAGAAACTTCATGTGATCCTCGTGCTGCTATTTGTGGTACTTTAGATAGTAATGGGAACTGGAAGGGGGGTATTTTCGACAGGGATAGCTTTGTCGAGACACTGGAAGGATGGGCCAGAACAGTTGTGACAGGAAGGGCAAAGCTTGGAGGAATCCCTGTAGGAATAGTAGCTGTCGAGACGCAGACAGTGATGCAGGTTATCCCTGCTGATCCGGGACAACTTGATTCACACGAGAGGGTTGTCCCTCAAGCTGGACAGGTATGGTTTCCGGATTCTGCCACAAAAACAGCTCAAGCAATAATGGATTTCAATAGGGAAGAGCTTCCACTTTTCATCCTTGCCAATTGGAGAGGCTTTTCGGGTGGGCAAAGGGATCTTTTCGAGGGCATCCTTCAGGCTGGGTCAACCATTGTTGAGAATCTCAGTACATATGGACAACCCGTCTTTGTTTACATTCCCATGATGGGTGAGCTTCGTGGTGGGGCATGGGTTGTTGTGGATAGTCGGATCAATTCAGACCAGATAGAAATGTATGCCGAGCGCACTGCTAAAGGTAATGTCCTTGAGCCGGAAGGAATAATCGAAATCAAGTTTAGGAAAAAGGAACTAATAGAGTGCATGGGAAGGCTCGACCAACAGCTTATAAGTTTGAATGAAAAACTTCACGAAGCCAAGAGCAATGGAGGCCATGCCAAGGCAGAGTCTCTGCAGCAGCAAATACAATCACGTGAGAAGCAACTGTTGCCAGTGTACACGCAAATAGCCACTAAATTTGCTGAACTTCACGACACTTCTTTGAGGATGGCTGCAAAAGGGGTAATAAAAGAAGTTGTTGACTGGGACCGTTCACGCTCATTCTTCTACAGAAGACTGCGCCGGAGAATTTCTGAGAATTCTCTAGTCAAAACTGTAAACGATGCAGCCGGTGACCAACTGTCATATAAATCTGCAATGGACTTGATCAAGAGATGGTTTTTTGATTCCAATGTTGCAAAGGGCAGAGAGGATGCTTGGGTTAATGATGAAGCTTTCTTTTCATGGAAGGATGATACGAGAAACTACAACGAGAAGCTACAAGAGCTTCGTTTCCAAAAGGTATTGCTTCAGCTTACGAATATTGGCAGTTCAGCTTCGGATATGCAAGCTCTACCCCGAGGCCTTGCTGCCCTTCTAAGTAAG ATGGAGCCATCAAGTAGGAAACAAATAGCTAACGAAATCCGTAAGGTTCTGAGTTGA